The stretch of DNA TGGTGGAAGGTAggtcattttatttctctgttggaGCACTTTTTGATATTTGTCCTACTGAGAAAATTATTCTCACCCAAGTTGTTCATAAGattcagttaaaatttttaaaacatctcagCAAGATTTTTAGCTATGCCCCCTAAGTTATCTCAAtgtgtttcatttgtatttccttttctattcatGCCTATGGCTTTTCACTTCTCACCATCTTTTTGAAAAGtcaagttttagttttttgtcaTCATTCCCATTGAAGGTTCTGTTTCCTTTTGCAATGGTTTctgcttgtgtctttattttcattgtttcctttgatgtTAATGCATCCAGTTTCTTGCGTGGATTGCTTAATTCATTCCTTTGCAAACTTGATCATTTTCACTCTTAGTTTGATTAGATGCtcctctttttcagttttattatttgacCTTATATCCTGATGTTAACACAGCATACCCTTTAGGTTAGCTTAATACTGGTTGAGTATTTCTTTTGTCTGGttatacatgtattttcaaatattctgtattttgtgttgttgttgtttaggtttattgatttaatttcctAGAAGAGACGCCCGGGTACAGTGGAGTTACCAGCTACTGGGGCACCAAAGCCTGAGAATCAAGAGAAGCTTCACAGTGACACCCCCAACTGAGGAAACTCACAGAGCTGCAGGTGGAGCTGGGACTCCAGCTGGGGCGCCTGCCCCACTGGGacatattctattttctttggacAGAAGAATACTGACTCCTGGGAAAAATACTGACTCCTGAGTCCTCCTGGGAAGTCAGAAAGCCTGTAAAAGATCTCACTTGTTCAAAAGTTCAAGTGTGAATTACTCTCTCACAGATAAACCCAAGTATTctgaaaaaacaaagcagagaaaagaaattacTCCCCAGAACTCTCAGGCATCTAGAGGACACCTAAGAACTTGGGAGTCAGCTACTTCTTGTGTGCAGCCATGAAGTGTGTGCACTCCGATCCCCAGAACACGAGTCATACCATTATGACTTTTTACCCCACCATGGAAGAATTTACAGATTTCAACAAATATGTTGCTTACATGGAGTCCCAAGGCGCACACCAAGCTGGCCTTGCCAAGGTAATTCCACCCAAGGAATGGAAAGCCAGAAAGACTTACGATGATATCGAAGACATCTTAGTAGCCACTCCCCTCCAGCAGGTGACCTCTGGGCAGGCAGGGGTGTTTACTCAAtaccataaaaagaagaaagccatGACCGTGGGGAAGTATCGCCACTTGGCAAACAGTAAAAAACATCAGACTCCACCACACCAGAATTTTGCAGATTTGGAGCAACAGTACTGGAAGAGCCACCCCGGTAATACACCAATTTTTGGTGCTGATATCAGCGGCTCCTTAtttgaagaaagcactaaacagtGGAACCTAGGACACCTGGGAACAATTCTGGACCTGCTGGAGCAGGAATGTGGGGTTGTCATCGAGGGTGTCAACACACCCTACCTGTACTTTGGCATGTGGAAGACCACGTTCGCTTGGCACACGGAGGACATGGATCTTTATAGCATCAACTACCTGCACTTTGGGGAGCCCAAAACTTGGTACGTGGTGCCCCCAGAACATGGTCAGCGGCTGGAACGTCTGGCCAGGGAGCTCTTCCCAGGCATTTCCCGGGGCTGTGAGGGCTTCCTGCGGCACAAGGTGGCCCTCATCTCACCTACAGTTCTCAAAAACAATGGGATCCCCTGCAATTGCatgactcaggaggctggggagttCATGGTGACCTTTCCCTATGGCTACCATGCTGGCTTCAACCATGGCTTCAACTGCGCAGAGGCCATCAACTTTGCCACTCCACGATGGATTGATTATGGCAAAGTGGCTTCACAGTGTAGCTGTGGGGAGGCGAGAGTGACCTTTTCCATGGACGCCTTCGTACGCATCCTGCAGCCAGAGAGCTATGAGCTCTGGAAACACAAGCAAGACTTGACGGTTGTGGATCACACAGAGCCCAGGGTTGTGGAAAGCCAAGAGGTGAGCACCTGGAGGGAGGACATAGTACTTAGAAGAGCTGCTCTGGGCCTGAGGCATCTCCGGAACCACATAACCAGCTGTCCCATACAAACTGTGGCCCCAGGGCTCTGTTACAAGCCAAAGGGCCATGGCACCAATGCTGTGCCTGGATCTGCATTCCAAACCCTGGAGACGTCAGCCCGGATTCTTCCCCCTTCCACTGGAAGGCGGGGTCGTGGTCGCCGTCCTCAAGAACTGGGGACTGAGGCGACTGTTCAGTCTGCAGCTAAGAGGCACCTCTCAGTGGGGACAGGGAGCAGAGCTCCAGGCCGTAAACCTCAGCTCCAGTTCCCCGATGAAGCTTTGACAGACAAACCCGCACCTTTGAGCAGTGGCCTTCCGCATTTTGCCAAGGCTTCTGGCTGCTGTTGTGCCCCTGATCTTCAACCCCTGGGGCCCCCACTGGATCCTGATGAACCCATGCACCCTGGCCCCTGCCTACTATCCCTCGACAGCACTGCTACTAGTCTTCCTGATGTTGTCACCATGACTCCTTCCAATGTCACTGTGCCTTTGATTACGTTGTCCAGGGACACCAGTGGGGACTGGAAATCCCCGGTGAACCTGGCCAAGGTTGCAGCAATGGACCACTCTTATGCCTCTAGGGTTCTGACCCCAGCTGAGTTTTCCAGGATCTCCTGGGCCCCTGACTCATCTGCTGGGGCTAAAGACAGGCAGAGATATGATGCTAAATCTGGGGATATTTTCCTCCAGTGCATGATCAATCCTCTGGACCCATGGCTATTGAATATGGTGCCAAATGTCAAGTGATATCTACTTCTTATCCCAATCCCAGGAATCAGAGAAGATTCCTGCCAAGCACAATTCTGGCCTGGGCCTCTCCACAGTGAAGATTCTTTACCTCCAATAACTAACAAATTTccaaggccccatctccaactgTGACAACCAGGGCTCCCAGAGACCACTGAACTCCCCACCCCAAAGGTTGCCATAGGATGTTGTAATATCCCTCAGGGACTCTCTGTCTACTCCTAATCATTGTGTCTGTGGCCTTCACCATGGCCCAGATGCCATGGACAGCACTTGCTGCTGTTGTCCCCTCAGGATACCTCCCTTACAGTGCTAGGGGTCCAGATCCCACAGTTATTTGGACTTACATTGGATGATGCTGAGAATCTCACTGTGTTCCTCATTTTTACCTTCCGTCTGGTCCTCTGTTTCTCTGGCCCTGGCTTCCACTGGACATTGCTACAGCCCCAGTGAGGTTCGGGGCTTCTCACAGTCCTTCAACTGCACATGTTCTCCACCCCAGGCCACCATCCACTGTTCATGCACAAACTAGACCTGTAGACCAACTGAGTCTGCTATCCATTCATGGCTCCAGAGATATTTTGTAATGTTATTGATGTTTATTAAATTTGCTATCTCTACTGTATATCtgcaaagtaaagaaaaaaatccttaatacatgtttttaaaattagaattatataAAAGATTTATCAAAAAAAGTGATGAAGAAAAGTGATTGAGATAAAGGAATGGCAACAGTATACCTAGGAAAGAACAAACATAAAAGTAGAGTCACAGATCTTAATATCAGTCTAAGTTGAATGAAGACCCAAGGTACATAGAAGGTCTCTCTTCAATGTAAAAGGCTAAATTTCAGAATGAAATTGCAGCAGTCATGAGTATTGAAGTAAGTTTGATAACGTATGACTTAGagtatataaaacagaaagagacTCATTAAACACAGGCACATTGAAGTCATGGACATGGTTTAAAtctcatgtggaactgtaatccccaatgttggactTAGGGtctggagggaggtgattggatcatgggggcggtttctcgTGAACTGTTTTGCACCATCACCCTGGTGTTGTTCTCCCATtagaattctcacaagatctcattgtttaaaagtctgtagcatggctgggtgtggtggcttatgcctgtaatcccagcactttgggaggctgaggcaggcggatcacctgaggtcaggagttttatactggcctggccaacatggtgaaaacccatctctaccagaaatacaaaaattagctgggtgtggtggtgggcacccgtaattccagctacttgggatgctgaggtggaagaatcacttggacctgaaaggtggaggttgcagtgagccgagatcatgccactgcactccagcctgggtgacagagtgagactccacatcaagataaataaataaacaaacaaataaataaaataaataataaataaaacaaataaataataaaataaataaataaataaatgtgtgtagcacctccccactATCTTTCTTCTTTGTGATCCAGCCATTAAGATGTGCCTGCTtgtccttcaccttctgccgtgattgcaaatttcctgaggcctctccagaagcagaagcttCTATGCTTTCTGTATAGCCTTCAGAACCACGACTCAAATAAAACTCTGTTCT from Piliocolobus tephrosceles isolate RC106 chromosome 13, ASM277652v3, whole genome shotgun sequence encodes:
- the LOC111551608 gene encoding lysine-specific demethylase 4E-like, which codes for MKCVHSDPQNTSHTIMTFYPTMEEFTDFNKYVAYMESQGAHQAGLAKVIPPKEWKARKTYDDIEDILVATPLQQVTSGQAGVFTQYHKKKKAMTVGKYRHLANSKKHQTPPHQNFADLEQQYWKSHPGNTPIFGADISGSLFEESTKQWNLGHLGTILDLLEQECGVVIEGVNTPYLYFGMWKTTFAWHTEDMDLYSINYLHFGEPKTWYVVPPEHGQRLERLARELFPGISRGCEGFLRHKVALISPTVLKNNGIPCNCMTQEAGEFMVTFPYGYHAGFNHGFNCAEAINFATPRWIDYGKVASQCSCGEARVTFSMDAFVRILQPESYELWKHKQDLTVVDHTEPRVVESQEVSTWREDIVLRRAALGLRHLRNHITSCPIQTVAPGLCYKPKGHGTNAVPGSAFQTLETSARILPPSTGRRGRGRRPQELGTEATVQSAAKRHLSVGTGSRAPGRKPQLQFPDEALTDKPAPLSSGLPHFAKASGCCCAPDLQPLGPPLDPDEPMHPGPCLLSLDSTATSLPDVVTMTPSNVTVPLITLSRDTSGDWKSPVNLAKVAAMDHSYASRVLTPAEFSRISWAPDSSAGAKDRQRYDAKSGDIFLQCMINPLDPWLLNMVPNVK